CACCCACCGGCGGGCGGTTCAGCGATTGCCCTGTCGGTGTGACGGAACGGGAAAATTGTGACGTGAACGCCACGTTTGTCAGTGGTCTGCGCATGATGGGGAATAATGCCCAATATAATGACGATATGGCGCGGTATCTGGCTTGGTCGGGGTCATCCATCTGGAATTACGCCCCAGATGGGGAAAATATATACAACACCAACATCGGCAATGTTGGTATCGGGACCGATACACCGGCGGAACGTTTGCATGTTGTTGGTGTCTTGCGCGGGCGCAACGCATTGTCGTCCGGGTTCTGTACGGAAAATGGGGCCGATTGCATGACCACGGATGTCATTGCCGGGAATGAACCGGCCTGTCCCACTGGGCAGGTGGCAACGGGAATTGGCTTGAACAAGCTGATTTGCGCGACCGTAACGGGCAGTGTAACGACCAGCACGTGCGCATCCGGCACCAAGGCCGTTGGTTATTCGACCAAGACCGGACTGATCTGCGAATAATTCTTCTATTTTACGATTTAAAATAGCTGCGCGCGGTCTTCATATAATCCCATCCGGTAATGACGGTCAGGATTGTCGCAACCAGCAGAAGCAATAACCCTGCCTGTGCTACGCCTGTGTACAACATGCCGGGGATCAAGATGCCCAACGCAATCATCTGCACGGCGGTTTTCCATTTGGCCAGTTGCGTGACATGGACCACAACGCCCTTCGGTCCCAGAAATTCGCGCAAGCCCGCGACCAGAAATTCGCGTGTCATGATAATGATGGGCAGGGCCAGCCAGATACCGGGAATAGCCTTCGTCGCGGCCAGCATGATGAACAAGGCCGCGACCAGGATTTTATCGGCAATCGGGTCGAGGAAACGGCCAAAATCGGAATATTGATCATATTTCCGCGCGATCCACCCATCCAGCCAGTCGGTAAAGGCGCACAGCCCATACAGGACAAACGCCGTCCACACCGCCCACGCAGCCGGAACCAGCAACAGCCCCGCAATCACCGGAACCAACAGAATGCGCAAAACCGTCAGGATATTGGCGGTGTTTTTTGGAATCGTTTTCATGGGGGTGTTATAGCAGGTTATACGCGTTTCGCAATTTCTAGCGTTCAGTAAACCGGGTTGTTATGGCGTTATGGTCCGACCACGCGGTTCCCCGGTGGATAACCCGTTGGGTGGGGCTGAGGCTGGCACTAAAGAGCGTGTGGTCGATTGGGATTTTGGCGAAGCTGGGGGCGAATGTCGGCCAACTGGGTTGCTGTTGTAACCCGGGCACTTGGTAGATGAGGCCAGAAATTTGTAAAATATCACGAAAAACGGGTGCGTAGGGCGTGATGTTCCAATCACCGGCAAAGATGATGTGTTTGTCTTTTGTTTTTGAAATAAGTTTTGCGCTTTCGGTAATCTCGTAATCGCGCGTGGCTGTACGCCCCATACCCGGCGGAATAGCGTGAAGGCTGAAAATTCTGATTGGTAGGGCGAAGTTTTTTGGTCGGATATCAAAGCTAGCAACGAAGTTACTGTAAAGCGATGTAATTTCGCTGTTTGTGACCTCGTGCTTGCTCAAAATCACCATGCCGAAAGCGTGCTTGCGCGGTTCGTGAATTTGGTAAGGAAAATCCGAACGTAATGTTTCTAAACTCTCTGACAGAGCGGGGGAGGCCTCGTAAAACAGCAGGACGTCATGGTCCAGTGCATGTTTTCGAATCCATTCAATTACGCGGGTTTGGTCACCATTATTAATCTGGACATTAAACTGTAGGAGGTTGATGTGTGGCCCGTCTATGGTGGGGGAGAGGAAACGAAGCGGTTCGTTCATTGGCAGGCGCATAGCGGAAAAGCAAGCCAGTGTGATGGCAAGGGTTAGCAGTGCCGGACGAATTTTTCGTTGAATGAGCCAGAAGGCAGAGAGGGCCAGCCCAAGTAAAAAATATTGAAAGGTAAAATGGCTGAGCAGTTCAAAGTAGAACCAGAATGGGGCGAGCAGGGACAGTGCAAACAAAACAGCCAGGGCGATGGTAAATTCCCTGGCTGCTCCGATTAATGATTTTGCCCAACCAAACAGGGCCATGCTTTATGCCCGTGCGGCAGCTTTTTTCTTTTCGGCTTCCGGATCGCGCAGGACGTAGCCGCGGCCCCAGACGGTTTCGATGTAGTTATCGCCACCGGCGGCGTTGGCCAGTTTTTTGCGCAGTTTGCAGATGAACACGTCGATGATTTTCACTTCCGGTTCGTCCATACCGCCGTACAAATGGTTCAGGAACATTTCCTTGGTCAGGGTCGAGCCCTTACGCAAAGAAAGCAGTTCCAGAATGCCGTATTCCTTGCCGGTCAAATGCAGCGGCTTGCTGTCCACTTCAACCGTGCGGGTGTCCAGGTTCACTTTCACCTTGCCGGTCATAATGACGGACTGGCTGTGGCCCTGCGAACGGCGAACGATGGCTTGAATACGGGCGATCAGTTCACGTTTGTCGAACGGCTTGGTCAAATAATCATCGGCACCGAAGCCCAGTCCCTTAATCTTGTTATCCATTTCGGACAGACCGGACAGGATCAGGATCGGGGTGGTGATTTTTGCGGCGCGCAGATTTTTCAGAACATCGTAGCCGTCCATGTCGGGCAGCATCAGGTCCAGAATGATAATGTCGTAATCGTAAATCTTGCCGATCTCCAGACCGTCTTCCCCCAGATCGGTCGTGTCGACAATGTAACCTTCGGATTTCAGCATCAGTTCGATGCTTTTCGCTGTGGAGCTGTCATCTTCTACGAGCAGAACGCGCATGTTTTTTCCCCGCGGTTGGTTGGTATTCTTAAAAATGGAGGTCGCTGCAGTGGTGGGCTTTGAGATCGTTCTAATCCGCAAGCCTGCTGTGCCAGCTCCGATTAAACTTTATTAATATTAATATTAACAAATCCTGAACGGACCTGCAAATCTTTCACCCTTTTTTATGGTCGGGATGTGAGATTTGGTGCATTTTTCTCAATTTTTTCATAATGTTATGGCGGAGCGAGGGGCGCGTGAAAAAATTTGTGAAATCTTCAGCCCCGCTTTGTGCGACGCGGTGAGATGTAAGAGGATTCTTAAAGGACAGAGATTCGTTAAAACCGGGGTTGGTTAAGGTTGGGGGCGTGCACGAACGGGTTCTTCATGGCCATACCGTGCGGGTCGCACGTCCGTTGCAGGGCGAAGGCGTTAAATTTTTCGGCGATGTGGGCGGCGATGTGGTCCGTCACATTCAGGGGCGGCAATTCTGTTCCGGCCAATGGCTGGCGCGGATCGTGCCGATTAAAATCGCGAACATATCGCTGGGCCAGCAGGGTATGCGCGACCGCATAGGGCGTATCCGTATAGATGGCTCGCCCGCGCGTGATGCATTCCGACAAGATGGATTGAGATTCACCCAGCAGGATGGCGTGATCGGCCGCAGCAACCAATCCGTTATAGGGATTATATCCGTGTTCAATCGAGGTGTAGGATGGGGCAATAATGCGTATATGCTCAACGCGCCCGGTGTGGATTGCGATGCTTTTAAATCGATTTGTCAATGTCTGGTACAAATCCGGTTCGGTGCGGCGGCTGGGGCAAAAATAAACCGTGCCGTCTAGGTGGCCATGGCGTGCAAGGTCGTGAAACAAATTGTCCTGATCGCTATACTGCCACAGGCTTGTTGTAAAAATCGCGGTTAGCGGGCGGGGCAGGTCGGGGTGCCGGCAATCGAATTCTGTCTGCGCGTGTTTCAGATTGTCCGTGGTCAAATGATGGGGGACAACCCCATCCAATGCCGTCCCACGGAAAAGATCGTCTGCCATGGATGGCAGGGACGTTGGAATAAAAATGGTTGGCAAAGGGGATTGCGTAAACAGGCTTTCTTTCGCGGCATGGCCAATCACAAGGTCGGGTGCGCCATGCTGTGCCGCAAGTGTTTTGATGCGCTGGGCTGTTTCATGCGTATCTTTAAAGCAATCCTGCATCATGACGCGGTCAATCACCAGCGCGTTTCCGTTCAGACGTTCCGCAATACGTTTGGCAAGGCCAATCGCGCCATGGCTTTCGCCGCGCGTGGGGTCGTCGTTGCCGATATAGGCCCAGATGCGTGTTGTCCCATCCCTGTTACACCGAAATCCCATTGTCATGCACCGGATGGTTTGAGGTTCAGGCAACAGGGATTTTGCAAGGCCATCATCCCCGGGCGTAAGGTGCGCAGACGAGCACTGCGATCAAAGTCATTGGCGATTTTTGTGGCGATAATGTCCGATGTATCAACGGGGGCAAGGCGCGCACAATTCAAGGTCTGGTCTGGCCGTTGCTGGTGCAGATAGCGAATATATCCGGCATCGGCCAATGGTTTGTAATTTTTTTCATGGGCGGTCCGTTCCTGAGGTAACTCTTGCCAATGGATGTAAACCGGGCGGCCATTCACGATCGCTTCCGATATGATGGATTGGGATTCGCCAACCAAAACGGCGTGATCCGCCTGATCAATCAAGCCGATATAGGGGTTAAACCCTTTTTTCACCTCATCCAGTGGTGGGGCGACGATATTGAATTTTTCCTTCAATCCGCGGCGCTTCAGAATTTTGTCCAGATCATGCGTCATGCGGCTATAGAGCATCTGGTTCGTGCGCGTAGACGGGCAAAAATAAAGTGTTCCTTCGTCCCCGTTTAAGCACGTGTCGGCGATCACGCCGGCCGTGTCATCCGCACAAGACAGGCCGGCTAGAAAAAGGGCCGTGAGGGGGCGCCGGATATTACGATGACGCACCAAAAATTCCTGTCCATTCCGGGCCAGACGGTCGGGTGTTAAATGATGTGGAACGATCAGGTTTAACCCCATGCCGCTGGGCAGCATTCTTTCCGCTATAGTCGGTAAAATTGTATCGATCAGAAATGTTGGGTCGGCGTTTGTTTTATGGATGAGTTGTTCCGCCGTGTGTCCGATGACAATATCCGGGCGTCCGTCGCGCGCCATCAGGCGGGTGATTTTTTGGGCCATGGATTTTGTGTTTGGAAATGCTTTGTGCAGCATATTTTCATCGACATACAACATGCGCCCGTTCAGTTTTTCCGCAATGCGCTGTGCCAGACCGGTCGCGCCGCGGCTTTCCCCGCGCATTGGATCGTCTCCGCCGATATAGGCCCAGACCCGTATAATCCCGTCGATGTTGCATCGATAGGGGGGGGCATTGCGGACTGTGTTGTTCGGCTCTGGTGTATCCATGGTCGTTAGAGCTTTAAAACGGTTCGTATAATTTGATTCTTGAAATCATGCCCACAGCCAAAAGGCTGTTTTCTTGCCTGACTGCTGACGCTGCGGGCTTTGGCGGCCAGTTGGAAATATTCGACAATATGGTTGGCGACGGCTTCCGTGGCGTTCAGCGGTGGGTACTGTTCTTTCTGCAATGGGGCTGAATCGTCCATTTCTTCGATAATTTTTACATACCCGTGCTTTTTTAACTCCTGATAGCCAGTCCGTGCGTGATGGTCGCCCTGGCTCAGATAGATGGGACGGCCATTTGCAATCGCTTCCGACAGCATGGACACGGATTGTCCCAGAAGCACGGCGTGGTCGGCAAGGCTCAAAAGCCCCTTGTACGGATTAAATTTGCGCGCATTTTGTTCGCGGTTTGATGAAATGATGCGGACGCGATCCTGAATATTATCGTTGGCCAGTGCCTTTTTAAATGCAGAGACCAGTAAACCCTGTTGTTTTTCCGATGTGCGATGAGAGGCACAGAAATATACGATGGTTCTGTCATTGTGGCGGCACAGTTTTGACAATTTTTGAATCGCGTTTCGATGTTCGACTCTGGACGCGCTGGCCAGAAAGACGGCAATGATGGGGGCGGTCAGTTTTCTGTGGCGGCGGCGCAAATCACGTCCGGCCTCTTGTAAAAGATCCATGGTCAGATGGTGCGGTGCGATTTCTTTTAACAATGGGCTATGCAGTGTTTTTGTATGGCTTTCATTGACAGATATAACGTGCAGTGTCGGCGGTTGAGAAAGGGCACATATCGCCTCAATCGACCGCGTGCCCAGAATAATATCCGGCTGACCGTGGGTTTTGACCAGCGACGAAAGGCGTTTTCTTAAATCTTGTGTATTCGGGAATGAACGGTCGAGCATGTCCTGATCAATTTGCAAAATGTCCGCACCAAGACGTTCGGCAATGCACTGGCCGATTCCGATCGTTCCATGGGTGTCGCCGCGATGCATGTGGTCTGTGCCGATATAGACCCAAACACGTGGTTTTCCATCGGGGTTGTTTAAACGCACCGTGGCATGGCGCAGGATGGATTCGGCATAGCCCTCGCGATGGTCGCGGTCGAACCGGGCCATCATGCGCGTTAGTGCGATGGAGAGCTTCGTTTTCAATCCATTGGTGGAGGCGGAATCATTATCATTGGCCGCGCTGAGAGCGAGGCTGGCCATGGGTTTTGTCGTGTCGGCGTCCCGCACATCGCGCATAAGGCAGGGGTCCTTTATTTTAAGTTATGGAAATTTATAGCGGAAATGCCCCTGTCGTGCAAGCTTTGTGAAAAGGGCGGAAAATCGCCCCTGTCGGGCGGGTAAAACTGTGCCATAATAAGGGGATGGACCGTCTCGCCGAACAAGCCGAAGCTTCAATCTCAATCCTGCCCGACTATCAAGTCTGTGGGCGGGTGACGAAGATTCTTGGGCTTTTGGTGGAAATTGCCGGATTTGGGTCCGATCTGACCATCGGGTCGCGGGTCCGCCTGCACCCGGCGCACGCGCCATCCGTGCCGTGCGAGGTCGTGGGGTTCAAGGATGGCCGGGCGTTGCTGATGCCGTTTGGCAATCTGGACGGGATCGGCCTGGGCAATCCGGCGGAGATTGAGGGGCGCAAGCCCGTCATCTGCCCGGATGATCGGTGGCTGGGCCGCGTGATCAATGGCATGGCACAACCAATCGATGGCAAGGGGCATTTGCCGATGGGGGGGCACCCGGTGCCGTTGCGGAATACACCGCCACCGCCGCACAGCCGCCAGCGTATGGGCGAAAAACTGGATCTGGGCGTCCGTGCCGTCAATACATTCACCCCCGTCTGCCGTGGGCAGCGTATGGGGATCTTCGCGGGCTCTGGCGTTGGTAAATCGGTCCTGCTGTCGATGATGGCGCGGTATACCGAGGCCGATATTTCCGTGATCGGTCTGATCGGGGAACGGGGACGCGAGGTTCAGGAATTTTTGGAAGACGATCTGGGCCCCGATGGTCTGGCGCGATCGGTTGTGATTGTCGCCACCGGGGATGAACCCGCTTTGATGCGGCGGCAGGCGGCGTACACGACGCTGGCCGTGGCCGAATATTTCCGCAGACAGGGGAAGCAGGTTTTGTGCCTGATGGACTCCGTCACGCGTTTCGCCATGGCCCAACGTGAAATCGGGTTGAGCGCGGGTGAGCCGCCAACGTCCAAGGGCTATCCGCCAACCACGTTCGGCGAATTGGCCCGATTGCTGGAACGCGCAGGTCCGGGTGGCCCGGGTGAGGGATCGATTACCGGGTTGTTCTCGGTTCTGGTCGAAGGGGATGACACCAACGAACCAATCGCCGATGCCGTGCGTGGTATTATCGACGGCCACATCGTGATGGAGCGCGCCATTGCCGATCGCGGGCGGTATCCGGCCATTAACGTGTTGCGGTCCGTATCACGGGCCTTGCCACGGGCGCTGAACGATGAACAGAACGCCATTTTGAAACGCGCGAAGCAGGTGATTACCAGTTACGAGGATATGGCCGAGTTGATCCGCCTGGGTGCATACCGCAAGGGTACGGACCCGAAGGTGGACGAGGCGATTGATCTGTACCCGAAAATGGAAGAGTTTCTGGCGCAGAACAAAGACGATAACACCACCATCGTCGAAGGATTTGCGCGGATGCAAGAGATGTTAAATTCCGTCGCCACACCGCGCGGCCGTCGTTTTTAGAGTGGGGGTAGAGTATGGCTGATCTCAACCCCCTGATCCGCTGGCGCAAATATGTCATCGATGAAAAACAGAAAGTCCTCTCCAGCCTGTATCGTGAGGCAGAAAATCTGCAACAAAAGCGCGACAAGATGGAAGCGGATCTGGCCCATGAAAAAGAACTGGCCAGCCAGAGCGAAGTGACCGAAGCCACGACCTATTACGGGCGTTACGCCGAAGTCCAGCGCAAAAAAATCGCCCAGATGGATGGGGCCATCGCCAAGATCAACGCCCGGATTGAGCGGGCGCAGGATGAGATTCGTGCCGCCTTCGCCGATTTAAAAAAGGTGCAAATTACCCAGAAAAATCGTGAAGATCGCGAAGAGGCGGAACAAAACCGCAAGGAAACGATCATGCTGGATGAAATTGGCCTGGAAACATTTCGTCGCAATGATGAGGCGAAGGAATAGTTAGAACAAAGACCGATTTTTATCATGCGGTCCCGTTGGTTCCGGGGCTGCGCTATGTGGTGAGGGCAGGGATGCGAGTGTTTGGGTTCGCCGATCCTGAGTCGCTTCGAATAATTTTTCACCAATGAAGTTTGTGATGGTTCCGCCGCGGCGGGATGCATTTTTATCGGATATGGCATCCGTCTTGAATGGGGCGATAAAGACGGTGGCCACCACTCCGTCTTCGGTTCCGCGTAGTTCCGCGCGCGGGTTTTTAATGTCGGCGATATAATCGGGCATGTCGCTGGTGTCCATATGCCCGCCATGCAGGGCGATAAAATCATCAACCCGCACGACGTTCAGGGCCTGAACACCGGTTTGAATGTTTTGGTAAACATTCATCATGTTTTGGTTGGTGATGATCTGTGGCGGGGCATTGTCGCGTGGGATCACGGGTTGGATCAGGACACGAAATTCACCGCCACCCATATGGGCCAGAACGAAATTTTCATCGGCAATCCCTTCCTTGTGCAGGGCGGCGCCAATGATGTGCTGGGCCTGATAATGCAGGACGGAATTGCTGACCTCATGCCCCAATGTTTCATTCAAGCCGGCCAGATTGTGAAAGCTGACCCCCATGGTCATGGGTGGTTCATTGTGCCCGGTGCGCGCGTTGATATCGTCAATCACGCGCAGGGCCGCCCCGGCCATGGCCGGGAAATCACGCGCGATCAATGTGCCACTGGCAAAATCGGTTGAGGGGAATTTTGTGACCTTGGCGCTGAGTAACCGTTCCTGATCCCGCGTCAGGGTCAGTCCTTGATCCTTCATGGCGGTCAATAAATGATCGTGGAATGATGTTTCAATCTGTTTCAGGGTCAGGAAATGATCCGGTTTTAATTTTGTGGCCAGCGATTCCAGTGACGGTATCGTATTGATGTCCAATTTTATATCAACGTGCTTTTGATATAAATCCGCCATGGCCGCCATAACATGGGTGTAATGGTCGGCGGCGATATCTGGGTCGGTGTAAAGATTGGGGTCCATACTGCCCGATGGTTTCAGGGCGTTCAGAGCCGGATTGTTCAGGCGGTTTTGCCCCAATTCCGTTTTGGTGCGTTGAATATCATGGTCGGCGGCTTTAATGACTTCGCTATAGGCATTGTGCCCATTGGCTTTCAATTCAAAGATGGTTGCGCAAGCCCCGAACCCGTTGGATCGATCATCCAACGGGCGTTTGGAATGGATATGATCGTGCAATCCTGCGCGGGCGGTGACCTGTTCAATTTGATCATGCACATCGTTGAGCATGGCGCGGGCTTCATCTGCCGGTAATCCGGGCAGGACAATCCGCACTTCATCCCCGCCCGTGCGCAGGGGGATCATGGCGACATCAGCACGGTCACCGATATGATTTTGCACCGTATTCGTAATGGTTTGTGCGACGATCAGGGAAATATAATCCGTCATGTTCATGGCGTCGCGCATGACGCTGTCAGGGCTGCGTCCTTCGGCGGTGCCGATCAGGCGGGCAAAATGTTCGTTCGTGCCGCGCATATTGCTGTAATCAATTTCCATCACGCTGACGGGCTGGCCCGTTGTTTGTTCGTACAGGGCGGCCAACCCCATGACCAAGGGCACTTTGGTTTTTTGCTGGTACCCCGTCAATTGGTCGGGGATCATATCATCGGCGGCATAACGATCGGCGGCGGCAATTGCGGATTCCGGCATGTCGGGTTGCAATGTGCGGATCAAATCGTTTTCAAGATCCTGTGGGTCGCGATACCCGTTGTCGATATACAATGTGCGGATATGGTCCAACACCATATTGATGTCGGTGGCGGTGACGAACACGCCGCTCTTGCGGTTTAAATCGGGGATCAAATCGGGCGAAGGTTTTTTCTTTCCGGTCGCGGCGGCGGCCAGATTAATCAAATAACTCTGCACCTCCTGCGCGTGGGGCAGGGCGGCCAGCGATTCAATAACGACATGTCCGGTGGCCATAAACGGCGCCTCCCGTCTGATTCACGCGTATCCTATGCGGAAAAGGCTTAAAAACCATTAAGAAATGGGGAATCAGGCGGATTCCTGCACTTCTGCACGGCGAACATCGACGCGCACCCAATCTTCGGACCGGGATTGGAAGCCCAACGCCCCCTTCATTCCGGCGTTTTCCAGGGCGGCGACATACAGGCCTTTCATATGGGCCTGCATCGACGGGCTGAAGGATTTTTCCCGGGTGCGCAGGATCAAATCGAGCCGTTTGTCCTTCATCAATCCATCAATCTGCAGATCGCCCATACGGTCGAGATTCAGGTCGAAAATGAACCGGGTGCTGTCGCCTTTTTTTGCATCGGAATTTTCTTCATCCTGATCGCTGTGCTGGCGACGATAGAACATATGGATTTTGTGAATGTCGTTTTGCCACATCATGGGCAGGGTCAGGGCTTTCCAATCCTGTGTCACGGGTTCGGCATCGGTTTTTTGTAATCCGGCAATATCGCGTCCCATGCGGGTCAAAGCCTGCATCCCGCGAGAGTCGCGGCGCAGGGCACTGATGGCATCATCACCCAGCCATCCTGCCACATCGTTGGCGCGAATGGCGGCGAACAGGAACATCATTGCGGCCCCGGCCTGTGATGGTGATGCCGCGTTTGGAATCATCCGGGCCGTGGCGGCGGCGACCTGTGGCGCGGTTACCGACAGGGTCTGGATCATGTCGTCCATAGCGGGCCAGTCCCAATCGGCGAATAAAATGGATGGCGGTGTCAGGCTGGCCATGCCGGGCATAACGGGTGCCGTAGAGGTTGGTACGCCGGGCACAGGCAGGGATGATCCATCCGGGGCCACACCGGGCAGCGGTACAGGCACCGAACGCGGCAATAAATCCAGCGTCATACCGGTCATCGGGGCATCCCCTGCCCATTGGATGACAAACAATTGGTTGGAGGCAATCAATGGCGCATGCACCACGGCCACGGGATTATTTTGCGTTGGCATGTGGCCGATAATGGTGGCCTGTGTCGTGATGGGATTGGGGTTGTTCAACACCGGGACCGTCACATCTGGTGTAATGATCGACTGCGTTGATTGCGTGGGGGACAGGCGGACAATCCCTTCACCCGGATGAATGGCGGTGATGCGCGCATCCAGCGTGTGCGGGCGCAGGGCCGGGCCTGCGGGCGCGGTTTGTCCCTGCGGTGTGATCGAATTGGGAGCCACGGGCATAGCCTGAAGTATTGGCGTTTGGATCAGCGTGGTCGGCAGTGGGGCGGGTAAGGGCGCTGGCCATAGGGCCCCTTGCGGCAAGGCGGTCATGGCCATATCGGGCATGGTGGCGGGCGTTGTGATTGCGGGCGTTACCGTCGGGACAGCGTAAAAGCCGGGCGATGTCGCCGCGGGTGCCGGGCGTGACAGCGCCACAGGGGCGTCCCTCAGTGGCGGTAATGTGGTAACAGTTGCGGGTGAAACGGATTTGATGGCGGCCGGTTTTGTTGCGGGAAACGCGGGAACCAATGTCTGCGCAACATCCTTCGCAATGTCCTGCGGCACGACGCTTGCGCGAATAACGGACGTGGGGATTGTGACATCCTCGGCTACGGGAAGAACGATGTCGTGCAATTGTGCTGCGGGCAGGGGCACCAAACGGATAATCACATCCGGTTGTAACGGTGCGGGTGCTGGCGTTACGACTGGGCGCGGTTGTTGTGTTTGCGCCAGCGCTTCGCTTAATTCCGGCGGCAATGACGGGCGCGTGATAATTGGGGCTGTTGGGGCGGGGCGTGGTTTGTCATCCACGGACGCATTATTATTCCCGCTGGATGATGCGGGATCTGTTGCGGGTTTTGTGATGGTTGTTTGCGGTGTGTCCGGTTTCGGGGCCGATGTCGATG
The window above is part of the Micavibrio aeruginosavorus ARL-13 genome. Proteins encoded here:
- the pgsA gene encoding CDP-diacylglycerol--glycerol-3-phosphate 3-phosphatidyltransferase, which codes for MKTIPKNTANILTVLRILLVPVIAGLLLVPAAWAVWTAFVLYGLCAFTDWLDGWIARKYDQYSDFGRFLDPIADKILVAALFIMLAATKAIPGIWLALPIIIMTREFLVAGLREFLGPKGVVVHVTQLAKWKTAVQMIALGILIPGMLYTGVAQAGLLLLLVATILTVITGWDYMKTARSYFKS
- a CDS encoding endonuclease/exonuclease/phosphatase family protein, with translation MALFGWAKSLIGAAREFTIALAVLFALSLLAPFWFYFELLSHFTFQYFLLGLALSAFWLIQRKIRPALLTLAITLACFSAMRLPMNEPLRFLSPTIDGPHINLLQFNVQINNGDQTRVIEWIRKHALDHDVLLFYEASPALSESLETLRSDFPYQIHEPRKHAFGMVILSKHEVTNSEITSLYSNFVASFDIRPKNFALPIRIFSLHAIPPGMGRTATRDYEITESAKLISKTKDKHIIFAGDWNITPYAPVFRDILQISGLIYQVPGLQQQPSWPTFAPSFAKIPIDHTLFSASLSPTQRVIHRGTAWSDHNAITTRFTER
- the ctrA gene encoding response regulator transcription factor CtrA yields the protein MRVLLVEDDSSTAKSIELMLKSEGYIVDTTDLGEDGLEIGKIYDYDIIILDLMLPDMDGYDVLKNLRAAKITTPILILSGLSEMDNKIKGLGFGADDYLTKPFDKRELIARIQAIVRRSQGHSQSVIMTGKVKVNLDTRTVEVDSKPLHLTGKEYGILELLSLRKGSTLTKEMFLNHLYGGMDEPEVKIIDVFICKLRKKLANAAGGDNYIETVWGRGYVLRDPEAEKKKAAARA
- a CDS encoding ELM1/GtrOC1 family putative glycosyltransferase is translated as MTMGFRCNRDGTTRIWAYIGNDDPTRGESHGAIGLAKRIAERLNGNALVIDRVMMQDCFKDTHETAQRIKTLAAQHGAPDLVIGHAAKESLFTQSPLPTIFIPTSLPSMADDLFRGTALDGVVPHHLTTDNLKHAQTEFDCRHPDLPRPLTAIFTTSLWQYSDQDNLFHDLARHGHLDGTVYFCPSRRTEPDLYQTLTNRFKSIAIHTGRVEHIRIIAPSYTSIEHGYNPYNGLVAAADHAILLGESQSILSECITRGRAIYTDTPYAVAHTLLAQRYVRDFNRHDPRQPLAGTELPPLNVTDHIAAHIAEKFNAFALQRTCDPHGMAMKNPFVHAPNLNQPRF
- a CDS encoding ELM1/GtrOC1 family putative glycosyltransferase, with the protein product MDTPEPNNTVRNAPPYRCNIDGIIRVWAYIGGDDPMRGESRGATGLAQRIAEKLNGRMLYVDENMLHKAFPNTKSMAQKITRLMARDGRPDIVIGHTAEQLIHKTNADPTFLIDTILPTIAERMLPSGMGLNLIVPHHLTPDRLARNGQEFLVRHRNIRRPLTALFLAGLSCADDTAGVIADTCLNGDEGTLYFCPSTRTNQMLYSRMTHDLDKILKRRGLKEKFNIVAPPLDEVKKGFNPYIGLIDQADHAVLVGESQSIISEAIVNGRPVYIHWQELPQERTAHEKNYKPLADAGYIRYLHQQRPDQTLNCARLAPVDTSDIIATKIANDFDRSARLRTLRPGMMALQNPCCLNLKPSGA
- a CDS encoding ELM1/GtrOC1 family putative glycosyltransferase gives rise to the protein MRDVRDADTTKPMASLALSAANDNDSASTNGLKTKLSIALTRMMARFDRDHREGYAESILRHATVRLNNPDGKPRVWVYIGTDHMHRGDTHGTIGIGQCIAERLGADILQIDQDMLDRSFPNTQDLRKRLSSLVKTHGQPDIILGTRSIEAICALSQPPTLHVISVNESHTKTLHSPLLKEIAPHHLTMDLLQEAGRDLRRRHRKLTAPIIAVFLASASRVEHRNAIQKLSKLCRHNDRTIVYFCASHRTSEKQQGLLVSAFKKALANDNIQDRVRIISSNREQNARKFNPYKGLLSLADHAVLLGQSVSMLSEAIANGRPIYLSQGDHHARTGYQELKKHGYVKIIEEMDDSAPLQKEQYPPLNATEAVANHIVEYFQLAAKARSVSSQARKQPFGCGHDFKNQIIRTVLKL
- the fliI gene encoding flagellar protein export ATPase FliI, which codes for MDRLAEQAEASISILPDYQVCGRVTKILGLLVEIAGFGSDLTIGSRVRLHPAHAPSVPCEVVGFKDGRALLMPFGNLDGIGLGNPAEIEGRKPVICPDDRWLGRVINGMAQPIDGKGHLPMGGHPVPLRNTPPPPHSRQRMGEKLDLGVRAVNTFTPVCRGQRMGIFAGSGVGKSVLLSMMARYTEADISVIGLIGERGREVQEFLEDDLGPDGLARSVVIVATGDEPALMRRQAAYTTLAVAEYFRRQGKQVLCLMDSVTRFAMAQREIGLSAGEPPTSKGYPPTTFGELARLLERAGPGGPGEGSITGLFSVLVEGDDTNEPIADAVRGIIDGHIVMERAIADRGRYPAINVLRSVSRALPRALNDEQNAILKRAKQVITSYEDMAELIRLGAYRKGTDPKVDEAIDLYPKMEEFLAQNKDDNTTIVEGFARMQEMLNSVATPRGRRF
- a CDS encoding flagellar FliJ family protein, which translates into the protein MADLNPLIRWRKYVIDEKQKVLSSLYREAENLQQKRDKMEADLAHEKELASQSEVTEATTYYGRYAEVQRKKIAQMDGAIAKINARIERAQDEIRAAFADLKKVQITQKNREDREEAEQNRKETIMLDEIGLETFRRNDEAKE